CGGGTTGTTGGTATGGTCAGGCGAACACGGATACCCCGGCGACGGTGCCTATCTTGACTTTCATAAGAAGAGACATCCCGGTGGACACCGCTACTGGTCGGTCACCTCGGCCGAGGCCGACCTGGCCGACAAGAAACCATACTATCGCGAAAAAGCGCTTCAGCGCATACCTGAGAACGCCGACCACTTTGCCGGCAAAGTGACTGAGATTCTGACCGACTACACTGATAGCGGTGGTGAGGACGGCATCCTGGTGGCGCCGTATGATGCCGAGCTTTTCGGACATTGGTGGTTTGAAGGCCCTCAGTTCCTCAAGCGGGTGCTGCGCCATATTGACCACAGCGCCGATGTCGAGTCTACTTTTCTGCACGAACACCTGGCCCGACGGAAACCGACCAGTGTGGTATCCATCCCGGAAGGCAGTTGGGGACAAGGGAACCATCACTATATCTGGCTCAACAAACATACCGAATGGACCTGGAAACATATCTACGAAGCGGAAGACACGATGTGCGAGCTGGCCCGTCGCTGGGCGTCCGGGACCGAAAGGCAGGACGCCGAATTGGAGGCTGTCCTGAAACAGGCTGCACGTGAACTCATGTTATTGTCATCCTCGGATTGGCAATTTTTGATCTCGACCTGGTCGGCGCGGGATTACGGTGAACTCAGAATCAGCGAACACTTTAACGACTTTACGCGACTGGCGGCCATGGCCGAGAAAAAGCTCGCAGGTTCTCCGCTGGACACCGGTGACACCGAGTTCTTCAAAGAATGCTCAGCCCGAGACTGCTTATTTGATGACATCGACCTGGAATGGTTCGCCACCGTGGAGTATCCTGCGGCACCCTTAGTGCGGAGTTGAACGGTCTGTCACATGTATTGAGAGACCTGGGCTTGTTGTGTGGGAATGCCGCGCTCCCTTTAGTCGTTCGCAGTGACGACGAGAAGTAATACTTCAACAAACCTCCACGTTATTCACAAGGTATCCTCAGGTTTTCCGGTCAGCTTGTTTTTGGTTGATTTCCAGAGTTGATTCCATCATGGTGCTCTCATGTCAGTAGTCAAGCAACTTCAGAAGTGCCCCTTCTGCCTTGAGCCGATTATGGCTGGAGCAACCCGCTGCAAACATTGTCAGGCGGATATGGTCGCCCGAAAGAATCAGAAGAAGTCGCGGCTGGCCAGGTATCAGACATTCAGGATGGGTTTTCTGGTCGGAATGTTGTTCAGCCTTACCGTGGCCCTTTTGGCGTGGGCTCACGTTTTCTGGGGAGAAGGCTAAAGCCGGGGCTTGTAGTCAAAACCTCATCACTGCACTATGCAGGTGGTGTTGGGCGATCCCGCCCGACACACTCCTGCCTTTTCACAGGCTGTCAGGCGAGTCGCCTTACAGCACCGATTCAGCAGGATGCCTGGTATTGCTGGTCACGGCCACAGAATTCGCCGTTGAGGTGTTAAGGTTCGCCCTAATGTTCCGATTAGAAGAATAGTGTGTCATACGGCGCTATAATACGTCGCATGATGTGATTGAGTCGTGATTTTCAGGAGCTATGAATGCATCCGCAGGCATCTGTATTAGTCGTTGATGACGAGAGTTTCATTCGACAAATCCTGTCCCGAATTGTGAGCCGCGAAGGGTACCAGGTTCACCAGGCCTCCGACGGCAAGGACGCCCTGAAATCTCTGGCCGAAACGCCCTGCCAGATAGTAATCTCAGACATTAAAATGCCGAACATGGATGGTATTGAGCTGCTTTCCGAGATCAAAGCCAACTACGCCCATGTCAGTGTGATTTTGATTACTGCCTACGCCGGGGAGTACTCCGTCCAGGACGCACTGTCGGCAGGGGCCGATGCCTTTATCACCAAGCCCTTCAAAAATGTCGAAATCGCCGAGACGCTGCGCAATGTATTGGTCAAGAACCTACAGCGTCAACAGAAAGCAGCGCAGACTCCAGAATCTACAAGTCCCAAGTAAGCACAGCCATCAGTCTGACCTGCCGACCAACACCGTTTCTCAACAACCCAGAGCCGCCTGACACCGCCCCCAGACCGGGTTTGGGGCATCTGCCGCCAGCCTAAGCAAATCCCTAAGGTTGCCGACAATAGCAAACAGGGAATCAAAGGTGGGTGACGCCAAGGCTTCCCTCTTGGCAAAAGTTCGCATCGAAAGAAGTCGAAGGATAGATCTGACGTGCTGAAAAGACGGGCTAATTCCAACTCCGACAGAGAGAACCTACGTGGCCGAATTCTCCTGCCTTTGGGTGTGGGGCTGGGCGTACTGGTGGCCACTTGTGTCTTCAGCCTGGTACAGGTTAAAGAAGGCCAGATTCATGACGCCATTGAAGACCATCTGGTTGGTGTGGCCGATCTGTTCAAACTCGAGGTAGCCGAGGAAGCGGAATTGATGGGCCAGCTAATCGATGTAATTGCTGCCGACGCCAAGGTGCAAGAAGCATGGCTGGCAAGGGACCGGGGATGGTTGGCCGAGGCATCGCAATCGCATCTTGTCAAATTCCAACGGGATTACCGCGTCACCAATTTCTCTTTCGTGGAACCATCTCAATGCTGCTTTCTCTGCGTTCATGAAATGGAATGCCCCGGCGATACAGTCGCCCATTTCGTGGTGAATAGGGCGGCGCAATCGCTATCCCCTGCTTTCGGCTTGGAAATCGGAGAGTCCGGCACTTTAACAGTCCATGTCGTCAAGCCCTGGTACCTTGGCGGACAACTTGTGGGGTTTATAGAATTGGGCCAGGACACCGGACCCATTACGCGCGAGTTAAACCAGGCACTCGGCGTCCAGCTTTTGATAACCGTGCAGAAAGAATTCATGGATTCGACAACCTGGACGAACGGCCGTGTAACAACCGGGCCTGCAAATGCCTGGAACCGTTTCCGCCGGTTTGTGATAGTAGAAAGTACTCTGGCCAGGTTACCGGACAATCTTGAAAACTACATGGTTGCGAACCACCGGGAACATCAACATGTGACTTTTGAGATGGAGCAGGGTGGCCGTCCCTATATCGCACGACCGTTGGCTCTTATCGATGCCGGCGGCACCGACATCGGCGACATTCTGGTAATCAAGGACGTTTCCGCTGAAAGAGCTGCCCTGTGGACTCTCAGTTTTATTACCGTCGTTTCGGGTATCGTGGTTGGAGCGCTTCTTTTCGGCTTGTTTTATATCATCCTGGGGCGCATCGAAGATAAGCTTGCGCGAACTCGCGACGACTGGAATTCCGAGATCGCAGAGCGAAAGCGCGTAATGGAGGAGTTGGCCCGCCGCAACGATTTCATGAAGAACGTATTCGAGTCACTGACTCATCCCTTCTATGTCATCGACGCCAAAACCCACCGTATCCTGATGGGCAACTCCACGACCGGTTTGGTTGGACAGCCGACCGGTATCACGTGCCACCAGTTGACGCATCATAGTCCCACCCCCTGTCATGATCCAAAGAATGTCTGCCCGCTGGTCGAGGCACGCCGCACCAAAGAGCCGGTCACGGTAGAGCACGTCCACTACGACGACGCCGGCAAGGAGCGTCTTGTCGAGGTGCACGGTTATCCGATTCTGGATAATAGCGGTGAGGTGGTTCAACTTATCGAGTACACGCTTGATATCACCGAGCGCAAGCAGATCGAAAAGGAGCTAAGAGACAGCCGTACACACAGCCGCATGATCATCGAAACGGCCAGCGACGCATATATCGCTATTAATGCTCAAGGCATCGTTACGGACTGGAATCGGAAAGCGGAGAAGATGTTTGGGTGGCTCAGCAAAGAAGCGGTTGGCAAGCCGCTCACAGAATTGATCATTGACTCGGGTCTGGGCAAGATACATAACGAAGCCCTGTCGCGCTGTGTACGAACCGGACATGGACCCATATTGAACAAGCGAGTCGAGGTCACGGCCCTTCATCGTTCCGGCCGACCCTTCCCGGTGGAATTGACCGTTTGGACGACCGGCAGAAGCCCCAACCTTCAGTTCAACGCCTTCATCGCGGAAATAACGGAACGTAAAGTGGCTGAAGAAGAGATCAGGAAATTCAAAACGATCGCTGATCACGCCAGCTACGGTGTGGCCATAGCCGGGTTGGACACCAAGTATATATACACCAATGCCAGTTATGCTCGGATGCACGGCCGTGAACCTGAGTGGTTTGTCGGGAAACGGGTGCTGACCACGCTAACTAAGTCCTCACGGAAGAAGGGGGCTCGTACTATTCGAAAACTGGTGCAGGAGCAAAAGGTCCAACCGGAAGAATTCTGGTATCTGCACAAGGATGGCCACGAATTCCCCGGCTTGATAAGTCCCGTAATGATACCGGACGCAAAAGGTAAACCGGCCTTTGTGGCGGCGGTCTTGGTAGATATCTCAGAACAAAAAAGAGCCGAGGAACAGCTAAGAGAAAGTGAGAAGCAGTTCCGTAACTTGTTCGAGCATTCCAACGACGCGATTTTCGTTCATACTGTAGAAGGTCACATTATTGAAGCCAACCAACGAAGTTCCGAGATGCTTGGCTATGACCGCCAAAAGCTGGTAACTCTGCCCATCCGTGCCCTGCACCCGGACAGCGAAAGCGAGGTTGTCGAGAAGGCCTTTGCCACGGTTGTGGAAGAGGGGTCGGCACAATTCCAATCGAGGTTCCGAAGAGTGGACGGCTCTACCATTGACGTGGAGATATCTTCACGTATACTGGATGAGGAGCAAGGTATCATTCAAGGGGTCGTGCGCGACATATCGGAACGTGTACGACAGGTGAGCGAATTGCGCAAGTTGTCGGCGGCCGTGAGCCAGTCGGCCAACCTGATTTGCATCTCCAACGCCCAGGGCACCATCGAGTATGTCAACCCGGAGTTTTGCCGAACCACCGGTTACAGTTCGGACGAGGCGGTTGGTCAACGATGGAACCTGCTCGAACCCGAGCGTTCCGAGGAAAACCTCTACGATGATATATGGGCCCAGGTATCCGACGGGCACACCTGGTCGGGAAACCTACGCAATCGGCACAAGAACAACGAACTGTTCTGGGCGCGTATGACAATCACACCGATCTTCAATGACAACGGGCAAATCGTAAACCACCTGGCCGTTATCGAGGACATCACAAATGAGATTGTAGCCCAGCAGGGTCTTGCCGAAGCGGACAAACTGTCTGCTATCGGCACTCTGGCGGCCGGGGTGGCACATGAATTCAAAAACTATCTGGCCGGCATTCTGGGAAATGCATCATACGCCCTATCCGGTCTGGACGATAACGACGGGATCGATCTGGCTCGTGAGAGCCTGGGCCAGATTGTGGAACTGGGCGAGCGAGCCAACGGCGTGGCAATGTCGTTGCTCACCTACTCAAAGGCAAAACCGGATGAAATTGCATTTGAGGATATCAGGGCTATTATCGAGAATTCGATTAGGATGGTCGAGAAGGAAATACGCAATCAATCAATTGAAATACTGACACACTTTGAAAACCTGCCGCCATTAAGAGTTTCGGCCAGCAAGATCCAGCAGGTACTATTGAACCTGATAATAAACGCCCGACATGCAATCGACTCAGATGGTGTCATCACGGTCGGTCTGGTGCGCCAGGACGATAAGGCTGTCATCAAGGTATCCGACACCGGTAAGGGTATCCCTGCAACTAATTGCTCAAGGATATTTGACCCATTCTACTCCACCAAAGGAGTATGGGGTAAGGATGCGGTAACCGGTACCGGCATGGGGCTTTCAATCTGTCGCAATATCGCTCGTGAGCACAACGGTGATCTCACCGTGGAGTCTGCGGTTGGTGTCGGAAGCACTTTTATCTTCAGCCTACCGCTCCACAGCGCCGAGGATCGTTCGGCGGCATCCTCGGCCCATGACTCTGAGCAGGCGAAACTACTGTTGTTCTCTGCAGACCAGAGTTTGATTGCAGATTACCGGAGTCAAGCAGACTCCGCCGGATTTGTTCTTCAGGTCGTCGACGATGTGGACTTGATCGGGGATGATCTCAATAATGTCGCCGCTGCGGTTATCTGTGATGCCGGGATAGTGGCCCGTGGGAAGTTGTTTAGGATGCACGAGGTCTGCCACAAGTTCGACGTCCCATTCGTGACCGTGAACTGTGGTGATGCCGACTGTCGTGAATCGGCTTTGGGAAACAACGCTTCTTCAGTGCACGAGGGAAGACCGACCCTGGATGTCATTTCGGAATCGTTGAGATCGATATCTACCCACAAGCTCAGCATTTGAAGCGGTTTAACGCTTGACCGTCACCGACAGGATACGCTGCCCTTCAATCCGTTCCAGTTCGAACTCTATTTGATGCCAGCGTACCTTCTGCCCCTCACTGGGGACCGATCCGACCAGGTCATAGATCAGGCCACCAACGGTGTCGTAATCTCCCTGTGGATAGTCGGTATCAAGATAGACCTGTAGTTTTTCCACCATCAGTGAGGCGCTGACACGAAAGCGGCCATCGGGTAGCTTGTAATACTCAGCTTCCTCGGCATCGTGCTCATCCTGAATCTCGCCGAATATTTCTTCGAGAATGTCCTCAAGCGTCACCAGTCCGGCCACGCCGCCGTACTCATCGACCACGATGGCAATGTGCAGCCGCTTGGATTTGAACTCCTGCAACAGCTCACCGATAATTTTCGTCTCCGGAACGAAGTATGGATCACGCAGGTAGTTTTCAATCACAAATTTCTCACCCGGCTCGGGCATATTGGAGAACAGATCCTTCACGTAGACCAAGCCTACAATCTTGTCGATGGTATTGTCATAGACTGGATAGCGCGAGTGGCCGTCCTTGAGGACCAGCTGGCGAATACTTTTGAAACTCATGCCCCGCTCGATCCCGGTGATGTCGATTCGTGGGATCAGAATTTCTCGCACAACCGTTTGATCCAGCAGAAAAATCTGACCTATCATCTGCTTTTCGTCGTCCTCGACAATAGACTCCCCAATGCCGGCTTCCTCGGCCAGTGTTTCAATGGCCCGCTCGACAATCTCCTCTTTCTCTTCCTCAGACACCGGTTGACTCTCCTGCGCCCGGCCCAGAGCGCTGCGATATACCAACAGTACCGGATAGCACAGATAGTATATGGATGCTATGATCCAGACATGGCGCAACATACGTGGACTTACGGCGCGGCGTGAAGCGCGTCGAGTCGAGTATTCAACCACCATCACGTAAGAGAGCCATATCCAAGCAAGACCCGGAACGACCAACAGATAAGGCGCTAGTTCCAGTTTGGCGGCCAGCCCGACCAACAGTAAGGTCGTGAGGACAGATACCACTATCAGCGCCGCCGTTTTATAGACCACTGCAACTTGAACGAAGGTGCGCGGATCATCGGCCAACCGCATAAGAAACCTCGTTTGCCCGGCGGCCTGCCCCGGGTCGATCTCCTCGACTTCATCCGGATCGATGTAAACAGCGCGCGAATACAGTGAAATCAGATACGCCGTGAAATAGCATATTACTATCACCAGTATGCCGACCAGCTCCATCATCTCTTGTTCGCCTCTCTCACAGCAGTCAGGTATTTATCCTCGCGCGTCTGCATTCGCTTTTGTTCGGCCTGCTTTTCGTGATCATACCCGAATAGATGCAGCAAGCCGTGGCAGGTCAGGCGCAAGTACTCCTGGTACCGGCTGTGTCCGTACTGCTCAGCCTGACGATGAGCCCTGGTGACGCTGATATAGACTTCACCGAAAGTCTCCCCGTCGTGGTCGGGTTCATCAAGGTTGAAGGACAGGACATCGGTGGTTTTATCTAGATTACGATACTGTCGATTCAGCC
This is a stretch of genomic DNA from Candidatus Zixiibacteriota bacterium. It encodes these proteins:
- a CDS encoding response regulator, with the translated sequence MHPQASVLVVDDESFIRQILSRIVSREGYQVHQASDGKDALKSLAETPCQIVISDIKMPNMDGIELLSEIKANYAHVSVILITAYAGEYSVQDALSAGADAFITKPFKNVEIAETLRNVLVKNLQRQQKAAQTPESTSPK
- a CDS encoding PAS domain S-box protein, yielding MLKRRANSNSDRENLRGRILLPLGVGLGVLVATCVFSLVQVKEGQIHDAIEDHLVGVADLFKLEVAEEAELMGQLIDVIAADAKVQEAWLARDRGWLAEASQSHLVKFQRDYRVTNFSFVEPSQCCFLCVHEMECPGDTVAHFVVNRAAQSLSPAFGLEIGESGTLTVHVVKPWYLGGQLVGFIELGQDTGPITRELNQALGVQLLITVQKEFMDSTTWTNGRVTTGPANAWNRFRRFVIVESTLARLPDNLENYMVANHREHQHVTFEMEQGGRPYIARPLALIDAGGTDIGDILVIKDVSAERAALWTLSFITVVSGIVVGALLFGLFYIILGRIEDKLARTRDDWNSEIAERKRVMEELARRNDFMKNVFESLTHPFYVIDAKTHRILMGNSTTGLVGQPTGITCHQLTHHSPTPCHDPKNVCPLVEARRTKEPVTVEHVHYDDAGKERLVEVHGYPILDNSGEVVQLIEYTLDITERKQIEKELRDSRTHSRMIIETASDAYIAINAQGIVTDWNRKAEKMFGWLSKEAVGKPLTELIIDSGLGKIHNEALSRCVRTGHGPILNKRVEVTALHRSGRPFPVELTVWTTGRSPNLQFNAFIAEITERKVAEEEIRKFKTIADHASYGVAIAGLDTKYIYTNASYARMHGREPEWFVGKRVLTTLTKSSRKKGARTIRKLVQEQKVQPEEFWYLHKDGHEFPGLISPVMIPDAKGKPAFVAAVLVDISEQKRAEEQLRESEKQFRNLFEHSNDAIFVHTVEGHIIEANQRSSEMLGYDRQKLVTLPIRALHPDSESEVVEKAFATVVEEGSAQFQSRFRRVDGSTIDVEISSRILDEEQGIIQGVVRDISERVRQVSELRKLSAAVSQSANLICISNAQGTIEYVNPEFCRTTGYSSDEAVGQRWNLLEPERSEENLYDDIWAQVSDGHTWSGNLRNRHKNNELFWARMTITPIFNDNGQIVNHLAVIEDITNEIVAQQGLAEADKLSAIGTLAAGVAHEFKNYLAGILGNASYALSGLDDNDGIDLARESLGQIVELGERANGVAMSLLTYSKAKPDEIAFEDIRAIIENSIRMVEKEIRNQSIEILTHFENLPPLRVSASKIQQVLLNLIINARHAIDSDGVITVGLVRQDDKAVIKVSDTGKGIPATNCSRIFDPFYSTKGVWGKDAVTGTGMGLSICRNIAREHNGDLTVESAVGVGSTFIFSLPLHSAEDRSAASSAHDSEQAKLLLFSADQSLIADYRSQADSAGFVLQVVDDVDLIGDDLNNVAAAVICDAGIVARGKLFRMHEVCHKFDVPFVTVNCGDADCRESALGNNASSVHEGRPTLDVISESLRSISTHKLSI
- a CDS encoding hemolysin family protein, with the protein product MMELVGILVIVICYFTAYLISLYSRAVYIDPDEVEEIDPGQAAGQTRFLMRLADDPRTFVQVAVVYKTAALIVVSVLTTLLLVGLAAKLELAPYLLVVPGLAWIWLSYVMVVEYSTRRASRRAVSPRMLRHVWIIASIYYLCYPVLLVYRSALGRAQESQPVSEEEKEEIVERAIETLAEEAGIGESIVEDDEKQMIGQIFLLDQTVVREILIPRIDITGIERGMSFKSIRQLVLKDGHSRYPVYDNTIDKIVGLVYVKDLFSNMPEPGEKFVIENYLRDPYFVPETKIIGELLQEFKSKRLHIAIVVDEYGGVAGLVTLEDILEEIFGEIQDEHDAEEAEYYKLPDGRFRVSASLMVEKLQVYLDTDYPQGDYDTVGGLIYDLVGSVPSEGQKVRWHQIEFELERIEGQRILSVTVKR
- the ybeY gene encoding rRNA maturation RNase YbeY produces the protein MKLSIFKETTARVPAARLRQLFEIVSRTEAPRQSGEVNLVFTTDAGMRRLNRQYRNLDKTTDVLSFNLDEPDHDGETFGEVYISVTRAHRQAEQYGHSRYQEYLRLTCHGLLHLFGYDHEKQAEQKRMQTREDKYLTAVREANKR